The Elaeis guineensis isolate ETL-2024a chromosome 3, EG11, whole genome shotgun sequence region ATAGCTTACTACCTGCAAAATCTGCAATTTGTCAGCAGGGTTTTTGATCTATATAATAGAAGGGAGATGCAGAGACATAAAATTCATGAAATGCACCATGCAAACTTGAATGTTTCCCATGTACAGAACTCTAATAATGTGCAGACACCCCCCAGATGTAACCCATGATACCATGTAAAAAATTATAGGTTAGAATAGTGGTCTCCATATTCTCCTTTTGTGTTCAATGTTAATCAAGTAAAAACATGATACAGTTATACCAGTGTCAAGTGTCCCAGTATCTAGAAGAACCTGATATAGGTACTTTCAAGGAATTTAGGACAGAGGCTGTCTTTATCTTATAACTACTTGTGAAAAAAAGATATAGATCATTTTAGATACTGAATCATTAATTGGAGAAATTGCTCCGTAAGTTTATAGCACTGATAAAACATAGGCTCAATGTTCTATTAGGCTTGGCAATGTTTATATAGGATGCCAAAAGTTGACATATAGTGGTGATAGCATCATAATTGTATGATTTAAGGTGTCAAGGAATTTTATGAAGTGTCCAAGTGCTTGACATGGTAAGaaaacttttttctttttaagaaaaaaataaaatgtctAGGTGGCACTGTACATATCACATTAGCAAGAAACTACTAGATGTAGAAGCGAGAAGCAACTAATGATTTTGCAATAACACTGTAATATGTATTAGAACTAATAGCACACCAGCAAGCAAATTGTAGGACGATTTTTAGTGTGGTTGAGCAGACAAAGTTAACATCTGAGAGGTAACAATAAACATACATATGAAGAACAACATAGTAACTTAAAACCATTGTCATCTGTACTGATGTTAAACTGTAAATATATGTAAAAGGAAATCGCAAGAACaactcttttattcattgtaTCAGCCAGTGGTAATACAAACCTTATCAAGATATGGAGCTAAAGGCTTTGGAGACCCACGGACTATTCTGATAAGAGTTTTGAGAGATACAAGATGAACAGATGAATCGGAGGAAGTAGCCCAGATCTGGCCTTCTATTACATTTAGAAATCCTATAACATCAGCCATTGCTAAACTTGGCAGAAGAGTCCCAACCAAAGCCTCCCGAATGGTAACAGCTACTGCTGGATTTTGTATCACATTATTATTCGGTGTGCCGCTGAGACATTCAATCTGGAAAAAAATATCTCCAACAAGATGAGAAATTTCAGGGCCTAAGCATACTTTCCATGTGCCATCCATACCCTCTGCTAGAAGCTCTGCTGCAGTTGAGCTGTATTGGTCATTCATGGACATTACCAACTTAATTAGTTGGTTCACAACCTGCTTGGCAAGTATATCCTTTACTATGCTAGGGTACCAAACCACTAATGCTGCTGCAACAATGATATTTGAGGCCATTGCATCTTGGCTTGTCCCCCCAATCCATGAAGTCCACTCTTGAGTCTCAAATGATTCCATCCAGGAAACTATGCTGGATGTTTCAATATCAGCACTGCCAAGGTTGTTACTGGACCTATCAGAGAATGTGTAGTTACTTAAAGACATATCACCTGTATTTGAAAGAACATTCTCCTCTGTAACATCTAAAGGACTTGAAGGAGCTTCAGGAGATATGATTTTCTGACTGTGAAGAGGACGTGGAATGGCACGTGGGGCTGCACAATGGAATAAAGAGCGTGCAGCCATGCGTACATGCTCGCTAGGATCTTGCCAAAAACTCACTAAGAGCTGCACATATCATACGCTAAATTACTTCTAGCCCCAGATAAAAATTGAGcttgaaaatgaaaaaaagaaaaaaaagaggcaaACACCATAAAAACTGAGCATTGGCAATAACTAATATGGCTTGGTAAACAAACTCGatacaaaaagagaaaaaaaccgACACCTTTGAAGAACATTTTCTGTAACAAAAGATACATTTTCAttagaaaatcaaagagaaagcagGAATTTGCTAACTAAGTGTTTTATGCTATAGGTTCATGCTGCAAGGATCTGGAGAGTATGGAGGATGTTCTGTTGTCTCTTACAAAAGTACCAGCATTACACTCACAAGTATGATGGACAAAAAACACATCTTGTAGGGTGTAAGTCATGTGTATTAATCTAGTATGATAATGTAGCTCCATGTTATATATATACTGGAAATTGCAGCATTATCATACTAGATTAATACTGGCCAGTATACCAAAATACGCAtcaatatgttatatatatactGGAAATTGGTTCACTAGAAAAGATGAAGGAGGTGCCAAACCCATTGTTTTTCTCTGAAACCAATCCCACCATCATTTTCCAAAACATTGTGTCTCATAAAGTTAAGTTTGAGATGGAAACACATTCAATCAAGGATCAAACAGAACTTCATAACACCCCTCATTCCCCGCTTTATACCCACAAagacaataattttattttaaaccaGATAAACTGATTGAGAAACATAGATATATCGACTCTTCAGCTAATGTGTGGTTATGCTTTAATATAACAAGACTTATCTCTAGTTTAAATAAAAAACACAGTTTTTGATTTTCTCCCCCCTGAAACaatcaatgtatcagagaaagacCTGAATTATTTTAGACTTTCGAATGTTATTTGTTACTAAAAGCCCACTTATTCCACACAGTGAAATATGCCCTTCaatccaaaagatttaaggtgACAGTGAacattttttatgattttcatgtTTAGCACCTCCGTTAAAAGAAATGTTAGATTTTCTATCAATTTAATCACTTAATGTATTTAAGAGAACTCTTTTATCGAAAATAATTTCCCTTGACTTGATTGCACAAGTCAGCAAGGGAGTAcatttttctcctgtggcaattaaGATTCTAATGCTTCGCATAATTAAAAGGAAAATCACTAGAGAGACATTGACCtgctaaattttggagaaaagTTGTTAGAATTTCCTTCTAAAAAAAGTCATTCATGCTGCTTCCCTCATTGCTATATGTGAATATACTTGGATAAAGAATAATGCCTTACAGAAAAAGTAAATAGAGTACTTTTTACCAACTTCTCCACCTATACATACTCAGACACACATAAATAATACATGTACAAATTTGTTTGTGTATGTAAAAACACTATTTGTTCTCTATGAAACCCCACAGATATGCATCTTCATTATGGAACCCAGTTTATACCCTGCATTCCCTAATTATATTTCTAGGGTGCTCTTCATGAAATAGTCATCACTTCTttacatataaaaatttctaatttttgcAATAATGATGAAATATCAAACCGCAAAATTTTCTTTGACGGGAAATGTCTTGGATTCACTCAACTTTTTAAGCATATTTTGTTCAGTCTTATATTCAAGCAGTCAGAGGAAGATATTTATTCACATCAAGCAGTTAAAGAAATCTTGAGCATCTTTTCTAATGTTTAATGATGACTACACTGGGATATAGAGAAGATGCCAAACCATTAGCATATTGTGCAACCTGGAGTAAAGGAGGCTTTATATCTGGAACTTTCTCTGAAAAATTCCGAGTATAAAATGCTGCCAAAGCACTGCAAAAAACACCATACAGATAAATCACATTTCCCAACCTCAAGACACAAGAATTATGTTGACCTCAAACACATGCTCTTtgaattacaaataataaaataaaataatgacaTGATCCAATAAGGGACAAAACAACATAGTCAACATCAGTTCCCATAtagtaattgaaaaaaaaaaaaacacgtaTGCATGTGTATAAGGGCTCATGCACATGCATGTGTATCTATCtgtctaatatgcatgtatgtatgtatacaagtGTGCATGCATGCATCTGTGTATGCTTAATTTTGCATCTTCCAAGTTGCAGTAGCTTTGAAGCAAGACATGGCAATCTCAAACAGCTTAAAATGGTGGGCTAACTAAAGAACCTTACATTGATATCTGCATATTCATTGTAATTGTTTTAAGGAAAGTTTACCTAGCTACATATTGGAAGCAGGGCAAGTGTCGGAAGTGTAGAGGTAAAATGAAATGGAATTCACAATTGGGACAATAGTGCAGTAAGTCAATTGTAATAGGTTATGTTCCTCTTAGGGCAAAATGAGGGTGGAGTGCATGACCCAAGATCTTCCTGCATTGTAATAGCCCCTACAAATCTGATAAGTTCTCTATAAAATGGCTTGCCATATTTGCCAATAATACAGCCTTCCCCCTATTGGAAACAGAAGTTTCAAACTTCGCTCAACATATATAAATTACAGTAACCAGAACTCATCAGTCTCCATCACCTCTGTTCTTGGTTGTACACTAGTATACCGTTTGGGCTACGGCAAAAGTGTTTTAAAAAACAAAACTACCATGCATCCCCATGTCAGATTTTTCATATGCGGCAGGATTGCTCACTCTCTTCTCAAAACATATTTTGAAGTGAAATATTGGTAAAACTGATAGCCAATAGTGACCCTTGTGTGGTGCTTTTCATTATCATAGAACCAGTTCACAGAACAATAGAGAGATCAAGCTTCAAGTTATAGTTATGACACACATTATTAGTCATTTGTTGTATTCACATCACATACAAGAGGATCATAACCTATTGAGATGTTCTATTGTCTTATTACACCCCAAAGTGGAATATTTGCACCATTGTACAACTACAATCCACAGCTAGCTTCATTAGTTCCATCTATAATATTTATTATCTGCTCTGTTAGTTCATTTTATGTAGCTTTTAGATTAATTTGAATAATATGAGCATACTGGGGCAGAGACCAAGCCAATGAAATGACTTGTAGAGAAGTTGATCGAGGCTTGGCACAGCTTGTTCACATTATCCTATAAATAGAGCATGTTTTATCAGAAAATTATGGTCTGTTGATTGAATGTGTTATTGATACAAATATCATGTTTCATAgagtaaaatagtgaaagaaagtGCACCTGCTAGCTGTTGTACCAGAATGGGATAAGCTGATCATGTGTTGAGCAAGAGAAACTAATGCCAGGGATCTCATAGCACAAAATTCTGAGGAAGCCTTCCAAAGCTGAAACATATAGTGCATCTTATAATTCATTGGAAGCCCTTAATATGTAAGGCATCAACAAAAGCCACTGAACATTACCTCAAGAGTAGCACGCAAGCCAGGAAACATCAATGTTAGGGAACCTCTATCCCCTAGCACACCAGAAGCTATGTAACACCCTTCTGGCTTGCAGACATTCATCTCATTCACTAGTAATTTGTCTACTTCATGATCGACATCCCATAAGTGTAGAAAACATAAGCTGAACCGAAGTAGAGATCCTTCGATTGATTCTTTTATAGGATGACTTTCACTTGCTTGCACATCAGAATTATCACTCAAACTTCCATGTTGAGAAGCCAATTCTTTGATTTCAAGGTCAGAAAGGAGAGTATTAACCTGTTTATCACTGCTATGCACCAAGTGCAGAGACATTAGAGATGAAAGGTCAAACTTCAAACTTGCAATACCAGGAAATGGGCAATAACATTTAACAGGATGTTTTATTTTTTGAGGAGCGCACTGTGATGAAGCTGGCTTTGCAAAACTGCTTCCAGCCAACTCATGAGTGGTGTCACGGACTGCTCCTAAAAGTGGTACCTTTACCCTGCTGCTCTGTGCTAAAGAATTATTCAGCTCAAGGGAACCAGTACTTCTTTGAGATTTATCATCTGCAAGCACTGCACTCAGCCCCCTCTCACCCTTTGTAACACGAGATTGAGAACCATCTTTGAATACTGGAAGAAGCAATGATGATGCTGAAGTAATTCCACCCAATATGCTGCCAGTAAGAGAATTTTTGTTGATGCCCCTACAGAAATGATCGAACATTGAATGGGAAGCCGTTCCCCGAATAATTCGTTCTCGAGCACCAGATTTTACATCCCAAAGGTAAAGAACGCTAACTGCATCTGATGATGATTGGAGATTTCGGCATAGACAAGCTATGTAGCCTTTTGTGGTGTCCCATGCAACCATTGATGGGTAACTAGGATGTCCAGGAAACATTCTTTCAACACGCAATGTCTCAAGGGATACAAGGGCCACACAGTGATCTTCCCCTACAGAAAGAAAACAATTGTTCCATGGACGGTTGGTCCATGGAGGCGGCAATATGATTTGCCTAACTGGAGCTATGTGATGGTGCATTATTGAAAGAAGACTGCCCGTATCCATATCCCAAATACGAACTGTACTATCCATGCTTCCTGAAATCAATGCTTGACGAAAACATTGTCCTTCAGAGCATGCAACCATTCGATGTGCTGCCAAGCACAGAACAGCACCTGCATGCCCTGAAAAAAATCGTTCAGATATGTATGGATAAATTTGAGACTTAACACTAGTGGCATCAGAATTCACTTCAGGAGACAAATTTGTAAATCTTAGTACTTCTATTTCGCCACTATAGAAACCATATACTACAGCATATGGAGAATAAAAATCTTCAGAGAGTACCATTGAAGATGATACAATCCGTTCGCTCAACCCAAGACCATTACTTTCAGGTTCGCTGCATAGACCATTCGAATTGTTGGAGCCTTCAATGCAACTCTGCTGGGAACTTTTCTTTGCCCTGTCTTTTGCCTCATTCTGGCAACAGGAGGACCCTGTCCCTGTCAGATCACCTGGAAAACCACCTTCACCAACCAAATTGCTTGGATAAGGCTTGCCCAAGTTATTATCTAACCTTGATTCAATTTTTTCAACTGGCCATTTTGTGATATAAGGTCTCCAAATTAATGACTTGCTAACTACAAAACAGATTGACTCAACACGAACAAGACAGTGATTCAACTGACAGAAACGAACAGATGCTTTCCCATCAAGTATGCAAGTCATGTCTGGGATTTGGCACAGAGCTTCAAAATCAAACATATCACCTGAACCAGATATCCTGTATGCAATTGCCGCACCATTTGTATTCCACAAAGCAAACATCCTTACAGAGACTTCAGCCAAATTCTTGATTTCTGATTCACAAACACCATTATTGTCCTCGAGAAACATGCCTCCAATGAGTTGAGCCTTTGTTGAAGGGTCTTCATTGCATAGTGAACTACCCAGTAAAGAGATCTCACCAACTGTAACACCATCAGCTAGGCATTTGAACACACAGTGATTCCCATAAACGAGAGCCAAGAGCTTCCTATCATCTGAAAAAGCCACCGCCTGCACTTCTTCACCCGAAATCTCCCCTGACACGGCTGCTGCAACATCAGGCGAGGAGCTTCCACGCGGAAAATTGGCACCTTGCCCGTCATGATCCGCCTCCGGCACTGCCAAGAACTGCGTTCTCCCATTCCCATCAACCAAGATCACATCTTGTTTATTCTTTGCCCCATCCTCCTCTACTAAGACCACTGTCATGGACTTCACTGGCCCAATCGACAAGCTCCCGTGGAAAACGGTCTGAAGTACGTTCAGGGTACACGAGTCCACGATGACCACCGCGCACTTAGGCGCTCTTCTTGGCGGAGCTTCGCCATCTCCGGCGGTAACGTTCGGGTGGTGGCCGGCGGCGGAATCAGATGAGCTGCAGACGATACAAATGTAACGAGGGGATGAAGGGAGCGGCGATAACAAGGACGGTGTCCCCGCCCACGGTGGCagcctccggcggcggcggcaaCGCCCGCTACCGACGCTCCAGACGCAGAGCACGCCGTCGGCGCAGGCGCTGAACAGCGCGGGCACCCGGTTAGGGCTCGGTTGTTCGGAGTCGGCGGGCGTGCAGGTAACCAGGTCGGCGATGGGCGCCGCGTGGCCGCAGAGCATGGCCATCGGCCAGATATCGTGGGGGGCGGCGAGGTTCCACCAGACGATGGAGCCATCGAATCCGCCGGTGTAGAGGGCGGGGGGATCGGGAACGGCAGCGGCAGCGGTGATCCGGTGAGGCGGAGGCGAGGCGGGCCACAGGCACGCGACGGAGGGGCACTTCATTTGCCCCCGCAGGGGTTTCCTTTACCCTTGGGAGAGAAAACGAGAGAGAGACACGGAGTGTTGGGTACTTGGAACTGCGAGTACGAAAGGTAGAAAAGGATTTATAAGAGAAAACCGTTTTCTGGAAGATTTGTAAGACGAGACTGGTGAGGCGATGGGGACACCCAGGGGAGTCTTCGGCCTTGGGCACAGCTTCACGGTCGGAGCAAAAGGGAGGAGCGGATCGCGTGCGCCGTCCGACGATCCTCCGGGCGCGAGAAGTTATTAAATGGTCCAAATCCCGGGGCAAGCATGCGGTAGGGAACGGACACCCCCAATTTGATCTAGAATTGTTTAAATACAAGGGGGTAACGGGTAGGAAACTATTGGACCTATCCATTGGATCTTGTCTATCTAATAATTAGGCGGAGGTTGCCCTCGAAGCTCTAATTCCTTGCGCTCCATCTTTGAGGTGATGCATCCAATGTAGGGCATAATTTCCCTTTGGTAGAGATGAAAGGATGCACCGTATGCAATGTCATGGGGATAACCAAATTCTGCaatctcgatttttttttttttttgtaataaatcttgattgtttaccGTCCTGAATCTTTGGATATATTCTCCCGATATCAAATTGTCGCCGAGCTTGTTCCCGGATATGTActgataatatataattaaataattttgatagaatcttttagatcattttttttataaattttattatgatacttttttataatattttattataaaaaatatttatgatattatatattattatttttatatattttatttttaaaaaaataatattttatttttttcttctttttccgacGTCTTT contains the following coding sequences:
- the LOC105040791 gene encoding uncharacterized protein isoform X1; translation: MKCPSVACLWPASPPPHRITAAAAVPDPPALYTGGFDGSIVWWNLAAPHDIWPMAMLCGHAAPIADLVTCTPADSEQPSPNRVPALFSACADGVLCVWSVGSGRCRRRRRLPPWAGTPSLLSPLPSSPRYICIVCSSSDSAAGHHPNVTAGDGEAPPRRAPKCAVVIVDSCTLNVLQTVFHGSLSIGPVKSMTVVLVEEDGAKNKQDVILVDGNGRTQFLAVPEADHDGQGANFPRGSSSPDVAAAVSGEISGEEVQAVAFSDDRKLLALVYGNHCVFKCLADGVTVGEISLLGSSLCNEDPSTKAQLIGGMFLEDNNGVCESEIKNLAEVSVRMFALWNTNGAAIAYRISGSGDMFDFEALCQIPDMTCILDGKASVRFCQLNHCLVRVESICFVVSKSLIWRPYITKWPVEKIESRLDNNLGKPYPSNLVGEGGFPGDLTGTGSSCCQNEAKDRAKKSSQQSCIEGSNNSNGLCSEPESNGLGLSERIVSSSMVLSEDFYSPYAVVYGFYSGEIEVLRFTNLSPEVNSDATSVKSQIYPYISERFFSGHAGAVLCLAAHRMVACSEGQCFRQALISGSMDSTVRIWDMDTGSLLSIMHHHIAPVRQIILPPPWTNRPWNNCFLSVGEDHCVALVSLETLRVERMFPGHPSYPSMVAWDTTKGYIACLCRNLQSSSDAVSVLYLWDVKSGARERIIRGTASHSMFDHFCRGINKNSLTGSILGGITSASSLLLPVFKDGSQSRVTKGERGLSAVLADDKSQRSTGSLELNNSLAQSSRVKVPLLGAVRDTTHELAGSSFAKPASSQCAPQKIKHPVKCYCPFPGIASLKFDLSSLMSLHLVHSSDKQVNTLLSDLEIKELASQHGSLSDNSDVQASESHPIKESIEGSLLRFSLCFLHLWDVDHEVDKLLVNEMNVCKPEGCYIASGVLGDRGSLTLMFPGLRATLELWKASSEFCAMRSLALVSLAQHMISLSHSGTTASSALAAFYTRNFSEKVPDIKPPLLQLLVSFWQDPSEHVRMAARSLFHCAAPRAIPRPLHSQKIISPEAPSSPLDVTEENVLSNTGDMSLSNYTFSDRSSNNLGSADIETSSIVSWMESFETQEWTSWIGGTSQDAMASNIIVAAALVVWYPSIVKDILAKQVVNQLIKLVMSMNDQYSSTAAELLAEGMDGTWKVCLGPEISHLVGDIFFQIECLSGTPNNNVIQNPAVAVTIREALVGTLLPSLAMADVIGFLNVIEGQIWATSSDSSVHLVSLKTLIRIVRGSPKPLAPYLDKVVSYVLQTMDPSNLVMRKVCLHTSMLALREIARVFPMIALNGRATRLAVGDAIGDIHSVTIHVYDVESVTKIKILDASGPPGLPILLEGASNSRISTAITALSFSPDGEGLVAFSENGLMIRWWSLGTAWWEKLSRSLVPVQCTKLIFVPPWEGFSPNSSRSSIMASIIGHTKGVIAQDEAVELDEADNLKLLIHNLDLSYRLQWIGGRGVKLTRHGQDLGTFQL
- the LOC105040791 gene encoding uncharacterized protein isoform X2 — its product is MKCPSVACLWPASPPPHRITAAAAVPDPPALYTGGFDGSIVWWNLAAPHDIWPMAMLCGHAAPIADLVTCTPADSEQPSPNRVPALFSACADGVLCVWSVGSGRCRRRRRLPPWAGTPSLLSPLPSSPRYICIVCSSSDSAAGHHPNVTAGDGEAPPRRAPKCAVVIVDSCTLNVLQTVFHGSLSIGPVKSMTVVLVEEDGAKNKQDVILVDGNGRTQFLAVPEADHDGQGANFPRGSSSPDVAAAVSGEISGEEVQAVAFSDDRKLLALVYGNHCVFKCLADGVTVGEISLLGSSLCNEDPSTKAQLIGGMFLEDNNGVCESEIKNLAEVSVRMFALWNTNGAAIAYRISGSGDMFDFEALCQIPDMTCILDGKASVRFCQLNHCLVRVESICFVVSKSLIWRPYITKWPVEKIESRLDNNLGKPYPSNLVGEGGFPGDLTGTGSSCCQNEAKDRAKKSSQQSCIEGSNNSNGLCSEPESNGLGLSERIVSSSMVLSEDFYSPYAVVYGFYSGEIEVLRFTNLSPEVNSDATSVKSQIYPYISERFFSGHAGAVLCLAAHRMVACSEGQCFRQALISGSMDSTVRIWDMDTGSLLSIMHHHIAPVRQIILPPPWTNRPWNNCFLSVGEDHCVALVSLETLRVERMFPGHPSYPSMVAWDTTKGYIACLCRNLQSSSDAVSVLYLWDVKSGARERIIRGTASHSMFDHFCRGINKNSLTGSILGGITSASSLLLPVFKDGSQSRVTKGERGLSAVLADDKSQRSTGSLELNNSLAQSSRVKVPLLGAVRDTTHELAGSSFAKPASSQCAPQKIKHPVKCYCPFPGIASLKFDLSSLMSLHLVHSSDKQVNTLLSDLEIKELASQHGSLSDNSDVQASESHPIKESIEGSLLRFSLCFLHLWDVDHEVDKLLVNEMNVCKPEGCYIASGVLGDRGSLTLMFPGLRATLELWKASSEFCAMRSLALVSLAQHMISLSHSGTTASSALAAFYTRNFSEKVPDIKPPLLQLLVSFWQDPSEHVRMAARSLFHCAAPRAIPRPLHSQKIISPEAPSSPLDVTEENVLSNTGDMSLSNYTFSDRSSNNLGSADIETSSIVSWMESFETQEWTSWIGGTSQDAMASNIIVAAALVVWYPSIVKDILAKQVVNQLIKLVMSMNDQYSSTAAELLAEGMDGTWKVCLGPEISHLVGDIFFQIECLSGTPNNNVIQNPAVAVTIREALVGTLLPSLAMADVIGFLNVIEGQIWATSSDSSVHLVSLKTLIRIVRGSPKPLAPYLDKVVSYVLQTMDPSNLVMRKVCLHTSMLALREIARVFPMIALNGRATRLAVGDAIGDIHSVTIHVYDVESVTKIKILDASGPPGLPILLEGASNSRISTAITALSFSPDGENVRHTASSIRLPPNNISLSHSSDSMYITDCDLSYFIT